The following proteins are co-located in the Osmia lignaria lignaria isolate PbOS001 chromosome 12, iyOsmLign1, whole genome shotgun sequence genome:
- the ZnT86D gene encoding solute carrier family 30 member 7 has product MLPLSHKDSRNIGSRILEKVLSWKRLIFSDKNTRNLFLFLLLNLSFAFIELLYGIWTNSLGLISDSFHMFFDCTGLLFGLAASVITKWRANERYSYGYVRAEVLGGFVNALLLFFIALFIMSEAVERSIEPPEIKHERLLVVSIMGLLVNLVGIYVFRHGHGHGHGMGHGHSHSQSHSSHGHSHLNHSHSHDHHDIEIDPSFSGTNSQIMKGVFLHILADTLGSVGVIISAILMRLFGWFIADPICSMLIAVLIVLSVLSLMKDSWEILMQRQPPALDHVLPQCYNKVTQLAGVYSVQEPHFWTLCSDVYVGCLKLEVARTVEPKYVVAHTQMIFQAAGVRHLTVQLDYAPM; this is encoded by the coding sequence ATGCTTCCACTTTCGCACAAAGACTCTAGAAACATTGGTAGTCGGATATTAGAGAAGGTACTAAGCTGGAAAcgtttaatattttctgataagAACACcaggaatttatttttatttcttctcctcAATTTATCCTTTGCCTTCATTGAATTACTCTATGGAATATGGACAAATAGTTTGGGCTTGATATCAGACAGTTTCCACATGTTCTTTGATTGCACTGGTCTGCTATTTGGTTTGGCTGCATCTGTTATAACAAAATGGAGAGCAAATGAAAGATATTCTTATGGTTATGTTAGAGCAGAAGTATTGGGAGGATTTGTCAATGCTCTGCTATTATTCTTCATTGCTCTTTTCATTATGTCAGAAGCAGTTGAGAGGTCCATTGAACCACCAGAGATAAAACATGAAAGACTTCTTGTTGTGTCTATTATGGGATTGTTAGTTAATTTAGTTGGAATATACGTGTTCAGGCATGGACATGGGCACGGCCATGGAATGGGACATGGGCACTCACATTCTCAGTCTCATAGCAGCCATGGACATTCTCACTTAAACCATAGCCATAGCCATGATCATCATGATATTGAGATCGATCCTTCCTTCAGTGGTACAAACTCTCAAATTATGAAAGGTGTCTTCTTGCATATCTTAGCAGACACTCTTGGATCTGTTGGTGTAATTATATCAGCCATACTGATGCGTCTGTTTGGTTGGTTTATAGCTGATCCAATTTGTTCCATGCTGATAGCAGTATTGATAGTTTTAAGTGTTCTTTCTTTGATGAAAGATTCATGGGAGATATTGATGCAAAGGCAACCACCAGCATTGGATCATGTTCTGCCACAGTGTTACAACAAAGTGACCCAACTGGCTGGGGTGTACAGTGTACAAGAACCACATTTCTGGACACTGTGTTCAGACGTGTACGTTGGATGTTTGAAATTGGAGGTTGCCAGAACAGTGGAACCTAAATACGTTGTAGCGCACACACAGATGATTTTCCAAGCAGCCGGAGTAAGGCATCTAACTGTCCAACTGGATTACGCACCCATGTGA
- the RpS25 gene encoding ribosomal protein S25: MPPKKDTKGSSKQPQKTQKKKEGGSGGKAKKKKWSKGKVRDKLNNQVLFDKGTYEKLLKEVPQYKLITPSIVSERLKIRGSLARRALIELQQKGLIKQVVQHHAQLIYTRTTKGDDPAA, translated from the exons ATG CCGCCTAAAAAGGATACAAAGGGGTCTTCAAAGCAACCACAAAAAACacagaaaaagaaggaaggaggATCTGGCGGCAAAGCCAAAAAGAAG AAGTGGTCTAAAGGAAAAGTACGCGACAAGTTAAATAACCAGGTGTTGTTTGACAAAGGCACATATGAAAAACTGTTGAAAGAAGTGCCACAATACAAATTAATCACCCCATCGATCGTTAGCGAAAGATTAAAGATTCGCGGATCCCTTGCCAGGAGGGCCCTGATTGAGTTGCAACAGAAAGGACTCATTAAACAAGTTGTACAGCACCATGCGCAATTAATATACACACGTACTACCAAGGGTGACGATCCGGCCGCGTAA
- the Tssk gene encoding testis-specific serine/threonine kinase: MATPLSPRNSEVNALEQRGYLIGKKIGQGSYATVHLAEYVDGTSSKKLRLACKIFDKEKAPPDFLDKFFPRELEILTKIENPHIIQVHSILQRGPRVFIFMRYADNGDLLDFVDRNGAVPEQQSKLWFRQMASGLHYLHGKNIAHRDLKCENILLSRKFNVKLADFGFARFCVDHEGRRVLSKTYCGSAAYAAPEVVSGTPYNPKLADVWSLGIILFIMLNASMPFDDSNLQKLLKDQMSRNWMFRSRVRETVSALAKSIVKHILEPDITLRLTLERVLGHEWVRTKKEKPGSLTGRLVHSAPPSHPQACGGGGKLVGGGAAGGCNVPLVLKGLASSKNSENQNQGNAAKSVDNSGKNTQLSAV; encoded by the exons ATGGCCACGCCACTCAGCCCCCGAAATTCGGAGGTGAACGCGCTTGAGCAGCGAGGCTATCTTATTGGCAAAAAAATCGGACAG GGATCGTACGCGACGGTACACCTGGCCGAGTATGTCGACGGAACAAGCTCGAAGAAATTGCGATTAGCCTGTAAAATATTCGACAAAGAGAAAGCACCCCCCGACTTCCTCGACAAATTCTTCCCCCGTGAACTTGAAATCCTTACAAAGATCGAAAATCCTCATATCATTCAA GTACATAGTATACTGCAGCGTGGTCCAAGAGTCTTCATCTTCATGCGTTACGCCGACAACGGTGACCTCCTGGACTTTGTCGACAGAAATGGTGCTGTACCGGAGCAACAATCGAAGCTCTGGTTCAGACAGATGGCTTCCGGTCTCCACTATCTTCACGGGAAGAACATCGCTCATCGTGATCTGAAATGCGAGAATATACTGTTGTCTAGGAAGTTCAATGTTAAATTGGCAGACTTTGGTTTCGCCAGATTCTGCGTTGACCACGAGGGTAGGCGCGTTCTTAGTAAAACCTATTGCGGCTCTGCTGCGTATGCTGCACCGGAAGTCGTCTCTGGTACACCGTACAACCCAAAACTGGCCGATGTCTGGTCCCTCGGGATTATTTTATTCATCATGCTAAACGCATCGATGCCGTTCGACGACTCCAACTTGCAGAAGTTACTGAAGGACCAGATGTCGAGGAACTGGATGTTCCGGTCACGAGTACGAGAAACTGTGTCAGCGTTAGCGAAGAGTATCGTTAAACATATTTTAGAACCGGACATTACGTTGAGGCTAACGCTGGAAAGAGTTCTGGGCCACGAATGGGTGCGGACCAAGAAGGAGAAACCAGGATCTCTTACCGGTCGACTCGTGCACTCGGCGCCTCCTAGTCATCCACag GCATGCGGAGGCGGCGGAAAGTTGGTCGGTGGAGGAGCTGCAGGGGGTTGCAACGTACCCTTGGTACTCAAAGGACTAGCATCGTCCAAGAACTCTGAGAATCAAAATCAAGGTAACGCCGCGAAGTCTGTGGACAATTCAGGGAAGAACACGCAATTGTCCGCTGTTTAA
- the LOC117602709 gene encoding unc-112-related protein isoform X1 yields MYSDGHEVDGSWVLRVYVTDLQVERSLRVKGELHIGGVMLRLVEDLDIAMDWSDHALWWPDRNHWLTRTRSTLDQYGVAADAVLHFTPMHKTLRVQLPDMRCLDCKVDFSVKTFNAVINLCKELGIRHPEELSFCKPLEPNHLKYNLKDLPAKKKIEHQKNGHWNVPADTNTFIPVSQSPRGSTGSLDQSSPFMCAPVTPNNRNHSTPISSPVSQTGTWKRNNNSSGFGSTGSFNANNSTMSLEALNGGLSESLAQSPTTVSPEVRAKLIRPKNLVERARMNVAWLDSSLSIMEQGIREFDTLRLKFKFYSFYDLNPKTDAVRINMIYEQAKWQLLAEEIDCTEEEMLMFAALQVQVNLQASVPQPSYDSNGASSPVEDDIDAALTDLQVTLEGSNISNGPSDITQVPELCDYLRFLKPKRFTLKAFKRYWVTCRDLHLRLYKSREETNSSESPAYVINLRGCEVTPDVHLSQGRYGIRLEVPSAEGMTEMWIRCDNEQQYAKWMAACRLAAKGRSLADASYESEVNSITAFLQLQRPAPAPAISPNSLDIVPDDYVAPRFVKKFKGKLVQRILEAHTNVKDLPLVEAKLSYIKAWQSLPEYGISLFVVRFTGKSKDELLGIANNRLMRMELHSGDHLKTWRYNTMKAWNVNWEVKHMMVQFEEENIIFECQSADCKVVHEFIGGYIFLSMRSKEANQTLNEEMFHKLTGGWV; encoded by the exons ACATCGCCATGGACTGGTCGGACCACGCGTTATGGTGGCCCGACAGGAATCATTGGCTTACCAGAACGAGAAGCACGCTCGATCAGTACGGCGTGGCCGCGGATGCTGTTCTTCACTTCACGCCAATGCACAAAACCCTGAGGGTACAGCTGCCGGATATGCGTTGCCTCGACTGCAAGGTCGACTTCTCCGTGAAAACGTTCAACGCCGTGATCAATCTCTGCAAAGAATTAG GTATCAGACACCCGGAGGAGCTGTCTTTCTGCAAGCCCCTCGAGCCGAATCATCTGAAATACAATCTGAAGGATCTGCCGGCGAAGAAGAAGATCGAGCACCAGAAAAACGGGCACTGGAACGTGCCGGCGGACACGAATACCTTCATTCCGGTGAGCCAGAGTCCCAGGGGATCGACGGGTAGCCTGGACCAAAGCAGCCCTTTCATGTGCGCTCCGGTCACACCCAACAACAGAAATCACAGCACGCCGATCAGCTCTCCAGTCTCG CAAACCGGTACctggaagaggaacaacaattcGTCTGGTTTTGGTAGCACCGGCTCTTTCAATGCGAACAACAGTACAATGAGTCTGGAGGCGTTGAACGGAGGACTGTCAGAGTCCTTGGCCCAAAGTCCGACCACGGTATCACCGGAGGTACGGGCTAAATTGATAAGGCCGAAAAATCTGGTCGAACGAGCCAGGATGAACGTGGCCTGGCTCGATTCCTCCCTGTCGATCATGGAACAAGGGATCCGCGAATTCGACACCCTACGGTTGAAGTTCAAGTTCTACTCGTTCTACGACCTGAATCCGAAAACCGACGCCGTCAGGATCAACATGATTTACGAGCAAGCCAAATGGCAGCTGTTGGCTGAAGAGATTGACTGCACCGAGGAGGAGATGCTGATGTTTGCCGCTCTTCAG GTGCAGGTGAATCTTCAGGCTAGCGTGCCGCAGCCGAGTTACGACAGCAACGGCGCCTCCTCACCCGTCGAGGATGACATTGACGCAGCCTTGACGGATCTCCAGGTGACCCTGGAAGGCAGCAACATTAGCAACGGTCCAAGCGATATCACTCAGGTGCCGGAACTGTGCGACTACCTGCGCTTCTTGAAGCCGAAACGTTTCACCCTGAAGGCGTTCAAACGCTACTGGGTCACGTGCAGGGACCTTCACCTGAGGCTGTACAAGAGCCGGGAGGAGACGAACAGCAGCGAGTCACCTGCCTACGTGATCAATCTGCGTGGTTGCGAGGTCACGCCTGATGTCCATCTATCGCAAGGCCGCTACGGGATCAGACTCGAGGTGCCCAGTGCTGAGGGCATGACCGAGATGTGGATCAGATGCGACAAC GAACAACAATACGCCAAATGGATGGCAGCCTGCAGATTAGCGGCCAAAGGACGTTCCCTTGCTGATGCATCGTACGAGAGCGAAGTAAACAGCATCACAGCATTCTTGCAATTGCAGAGGCCTGCACCTGCACCAGCGATCAGTCCAAATTCTCTCGACATCGTCCCGGATGACTATGTAGCCCCTAGATTCGTGAAGAAGTTCAAAGGAAAG TTGGTTCAGAGGATCCTGGAGGCACACACGAACGTCAAGGATCTCCCGTTGGTCGAGGCTAAATTGAGTTACATAAAAGCTTGGCAATCTTTGCCCGAGTACGGGATTTCGTTATTCGTGGTCAGATTCACTGGAAAAAGTAAAGATGAATTGTTGGGCATCGCTAATAATAGGCTGATGCGAATGGAACTTCACAGTGGCGATCATTTGAAAACTTGGAGATACAACACGATGAAG GCATGGAACGTTAACTGGGAGGTGAAGCACATGATGGTTCAGTTCGAGGAAGAAAACATTATCTTCGAGTGTCAATCAGCGGACTGTAAGGTCGTACACGAGTTCATCGGAGGTTACATATTCCTGTCGATGCGATCGAAGGAGGCGAATCAAACGTTGAACGAAGAGATGTTCCATAAACTTACGGGGGGATGGGTTTAA
- the LOC117602709 gene encoding unc-112-related protein isoform X2, giving the protein MYSDGHEVDGSWVLRVYVTDLQVERSLRVKGELHIGGVMLRLVEDLDIAMDWSDHALWWPDRNHWLTRTRSTLDQYGVAADAVLHFTPMHKTLRVQLPDMRCLDCKVDFSVKTFNAVINLCKELGIRHPEELSFCKPLEPNHLKYNLKDLPAKKKIEHQKNGHWNVPADTNTFIPVSQSPRGSTGSLDQSSPFMCAPVTPNNRNHSTPISSPVSVQVNLQASVPQPSYDSNGASSPVEDDIDAALTDLQVTLEGSNISNGPSDITQVPELCDYLRFLKPKRFTLKAFKRYWVTCRDLHLRLYKSREETNSSESPAYVINLRGCEVTPDVHLSQGRYGIRLEVPSAEGMTEMWIRCDNEQQYAKWMAACRLAAKGRSLADASYESEVNSITAFLQLQRPAPAPAISPNSLDIVPDDYVAPRFVKKFKGKLVQRILEAHTNVKDLPLVEAKLSYIKAWQSLPEYGISLFVVRFTGKSKDELLGIANNRLMRMELHSGDHLKTWRYNTMKAWNVNWEVKHMMVQFEEENIIFECQSADCKVVHEFIGGYIFLSMRSKEANQTLNEEMFHKLTGGWV; this is encoded by the exons ACATCGCCATGGACTGGTCGGACCACGCGTTATGGTGGCCCGACAGGAATCATTGGCTTACCAGAACGAGAAGCACGCTCGATCAGTACGGCGTGGCCGCGGATGCTGTTCTTCACTTCACGCCAATGCACAAAACCCTGAGGGTACAGCTGCCGGATATGCGTTGCCTCGACTGCAAGGTCGACTTCTCCGTGAAAACGTTCAACGCCGTGATCAATCTCTGCAAAGAATTAG GTATCAGACACCCGGAGGAGCTGTCTTTCTGCAAGCCCCTCGAGCCGAATCATCTGAAATACAATCTGAAGGATCTGCCGGCGAAGAAGAAGATCGAGCACCAGAAAAACGGGCACTGGAACGTGCCGGCGGACACGAATACCTTCATTCCGGTGAGCCAGAGTCCCAGGGGATCGACGGGTAGCCTGGACCAAAGCAGCCCTTTCATGTGCGCTCCGGTCACACCCAACAACAGAAATCACAGCACGCCGATCAGCTCTCCAGTCTCG GTGCAGGTGAATCTTCAGGCTAGCGTGCCGCAGCCGAGTTACGACAGCAACGGCGCCTCCTCACCCGTCGAGGATGACATTGACGCAGCCTTGACGGATCTCCAGGTGACCCTGGAAGGCAGCAACATTAGCAACGGTCCAAGCGATATCACTCAGGTGCCGGAACTGTGCGACTACCTGCGCTTCTTGAAGCCGAAACGTTTCACCCTGAAGGCGTTCAAACGCTACTGGGTCACGTGCAGGGACCTTCACCTGAGGCTGTACAAGAGCCGGGAGGAGACGAACAGCAGCGAGTCACCTGCCTACGTGATCAATCTGCGTGGTTGCGAGGTCACGCCTGATGTCCATCTATCGCAAGGCCGCTACGGGATCAGACTCGAGGTGCCCAGTGCTGAGGGCATGACCGAGATGTGGATCAGATGCGACAAC GAACAACAATACGCCAAATGGATGGCAGCCTGCAGATTAGCGGCCAAAGGACGTTCCCTTGCTGATGCATCGTACGAGAGCGAAGTAAACAGCATCACAGCATTCTTGCAATTGCAGAGGCCTGCACCTGCACCAGCGATCAGTCCAAATTCTCTCGACATCGTCCCGGATGACTATGTAGCCCCTAGATTCGTGAAGAAGTTCAAAGGAAAG TTGGTTCAGAGGATCCTGGAGGCACACACGAACGTCAAGGATCTCCCGTTGGTCGAGGCTAAATTGAGTTACATAAAAGCTTGGCAATCTTTGCCCGAGTACGGGATTTCGTTATTCGTGGTCAGATTCACTGGAAAAAGTAAAGATGAATTGTTGGGCATCGCTAATAATAGGCTGATGCGAATGGAACTTCACAGTGGCGATCATTTGAAAACTTGGAGATACAACACGATGAAG GCATGGAACGTTAACTGGGAGGTGAAGCACATGATGGTTCAGTTCGAGGAAGAAAACATTATCTTCGAGTGTCAATCAGCGGACTGTAAGGTCGTACACGAGTTCATCGGAGGTTACATATTCCTGTCGATGCGATCGAAGGAGGCGAATCAAACGTTGAACGAAGAGATGTTCCATAAACTTACGGGGGGATGGGTTTAA